Proteins encoded within one genomic window of Methanocalculus alkaliphilus:
- the fdhF gene encoding formate dehydrogenase subunit alpha codes for MAMKYVQTTCPYCGTGCSMNLVVNDGKVVGVAPYQRSPVNEGKLCPKGVYAHEFINSEDRLTTPLIKKDGKFVEASWDEAYELIASKLKSYQPSEVGVLASARVSNEDNYAIMKFARGALKTTHIDHCARLCHSSSVAGLATTFGSGAMTNSIADIAESKCIFIIGSNTYEQHPLIGRSVARARKNGGKVIYADPRLTPTGKQADMYMQFRSGTDVAIFNAMMQEIIKNGWENKEFIEKRCVEYDALKGEVMKPEYSLENVETISGIPAAQLKQAAEWYATSGASSVIFSMGITQHTTGVDNVKSIANLAMLTGNIGRPGTGVNPLRGQNNVQGACDMGCLPVVFTGYQKVIDEAAHKKFSDAWGFSDGICKPENGYEVTIMLKTLNEKPGELKGMYIMGENPMLSDANLSHVKDALEKLEFLVVQDIFMTETAEMADVVLPATCFAEKDGVQVSTERRVQRLRKAQEAPGQAKLDWQIIAEVAAKMGYAEQFAWQSAEDIFNEITSLTPSYAGMSYERLNKPEALQWPCPAADHPGTPILHTTAFAPVMPDGKGLMTAITFKPPAEVPDAEYPFILTTGRSLFHWHTGGMTRRSASLDSEQPTGWIEINVDDAKALGIADNEMIIAKTRRGQINVPARVTKDIMKGVMFMPFHFAECAANVLTNDALDPISKIPEFKACAVAVEKIKEA; via the coding sequence ATGGCAATGAAATATGTACAAACCACCTGCCCGTACTGCGGGACAGGCTGCAGCATGAACCTGGTCGTCAACGACGGCAAGGTCGTGGGCGTCGCCCCGTACCAGCGCTCCCCCGTCAACGAGGGGAAGCTCTGTCCAAAGGGCGTCTATGCGCACGAGTTCATCAACAGTGAAGACCGGCTGACCACCCCGCTCATCAAGAAGGACGGGAAGTTCGTCGAAGCCAGCTGGGACGAGGCATACGAGCTCATCGCCAGCAAGCTGAAATCGTACCAGCCGAGCGAGGTTGGCGTCCTTGCCTCTGCCCGTGTCAGCAACGAGGACAACTACGCGATCATGAAGTTCGCCCGTGGTGCCCTGAAGACGACGCACATCGACCACTGTGCCCGTCTCTGCCACTCCTCCTCCGTTGCCGGCCTTGCAACAACGTTTGGCTCCGGTGCAATGACCAACTCGATCGCCGACATCGCCGAATCGAAGTGCATCTTCATCATCGGGAGCAACACCTATGAGCAGCACCCGCTCATCGGCCGGAGTGTCGCCCGTGCCCGGAAGAACGGCGGTAAGGTGATCTACGCCGACCCCCGTCTCACCCCGACCGGCAAGCAGGCTGACATGTATATGCAGTTTCGGAGCGGGACCGATGTCGCCATCTTCAACGCGATGATGCAGGAGATCATCAAAAACGGCTGGGAGAACAAGGAGTTCATCGAGAAGCGGTGTGTCGAGTATGATGCCCTGAAAGGCGAAGTCATGAAGCCCGAATACTCGCTTGAGAACGTCGAGACCATCTCCGGCATCCCCGCCGCCCAGCTGAAGCAGGCCGCCGAATGGTATGCCACAAGCGGCGCCTCCTCGGTTATCTTCTCAATGGGTATCACACAGCACACCACCGGTGTTGACAACGTCAAATCCATTGCAAACCTTGCCATGCTGACCGGCAACATCGGCCGTCCCGGCACCGGTGTGAACCCGCTCCGTGGCCAGAACAATGTCCAGGGCGCCTGTGACATGGGCTGTCTCCCTGTCGTCTTCACCGGCTACCAGAAGGTCATCGATGAAGCTGCCCACAAGAAGTTCTCCGATGCCTGGGGCTTTTCGGACGGTATCTGCAAACCCGAGAACGGCTATGAGGTCACCATCATGCTCAAGACGCTCAATGAGAAGCCTGGTGAACTCAAGGGCATGTACATCATGGGCGAGAACCCGATGCTCTCTGATGCCAACCTCTCCCATGTGAAGGATGCGCTTGAGAAGCTTGAGTTCCTCGTCGTCCAGGATATCTTCATGACCGAGACCGCCGAGATGGCCGATGTCGTCCTCCCCGCCACCTGCTTTGCCGAGAAGGATGGTGTCCAGGTCTCGACCGAGCGTCGTGTCCAGCGTCTCAGAAAGGCACAGGAAGCCCCCGGCCAGGCAAAACTCGACTGGCAGATCATCGCCGAGGTTGCCGCAAAGATGGGCTATGCCGAGCAGTTCGCCTGGCAGTCTGCTGAAGATATCTTCAACGAGATCACCAGCCTGACCCCGTCCTATGCCGGTATGTCCTATGAGCGTCTCAACAAACCCGAAGCGCTTCAGTGGCCCTGCCCTGCAGCCGACCACCCGGGTACCCCGATCCTGCATACCACGGCATTTGCCCCGGTCATGCCCGACGGCAAGGGTCTGATGACGGCGATCACGTTCAAGCCGCCGGCAGAGGTTCCTGACGCCGAGTATCCGTTCATCCTGACGACCGGCCGAAGCTTATTCCACTGGCACACCGGTGGTATGACCCGGCGTTCCGCATCACTTGACAGCGAACAGCCCACCGGGTGGATCGAGATCAATGTCGATGATGCCAAAGCACTCGGTATCGCCGACAACGAGATGATCATCGCAAAGACCCGGCGTGGCCAGATCAAT